In a genomic window of Pararge aegeria chromosome 7, ilParAegt1.1, whole genome shotgun sequence:
- the LOC120624862 gene encoding protein mab-21: MLVPPEMMAAQSKLVYQMNKYYNERVANRKAQIAKTIHEVCRIVQDVLKEVELQEPRFISSLTDYNGRFDGLEVVSPHEFEIIIYLNQMGVLNFVDDGSLPGCAVLKLSDGRKRSMSLWVEFITASGYLSARKIRSRFQTLVAQACDKCSYRDCVKMIAETTEVKLRIRERYIVQITPAFKCAGLWPRSAAHWPLPTIPWPHPNIVAEVKTEGFDLLSKECLTLQGKNSAMEGDAWVLSFFEAENRLLQGGCRKKCLSILKTIRDRHLDLPGNPVTCYHMKTLLLYECEKHPREHEWDEGAIGDRINGIFLQLISSLQCRRCPHYFLPHVDLFKGKSPTAMENAAKQVWRLTREMLTNSRAFEKL; encoded by the coding sequence ATGCTCGTGCCACCCGAGATGATGGCTGCCCAATCCAAGCTAGTATACCAGATGAACAAGTACTACAACGAACGTGTCGCCAACCGGAAGGCGCAGATAGCCAAAACGATCCACGAAGTTTGCAGGATCGTTCAGGATGTACTCAAAGAAGTGGAGCTACAGGAGCCGAGGTTTATATCCTCCCTGACGGATTACAACGGTCGGTTCGACGGTCTAGAAGTTGTTTCGCCCCACGAGTTTGAAATTATCATCTATTTAAACCAGATGGGAGTGTTGAACTTCGTCGACGACGGATCTCTGCCAGGATGCGCCGTGCTGAAGCTCAGCGACGGCAGAAAGCGATCCATGTCATTATGGGTGGAATTCATCACCGCCTCAGGATATCTGTCGGCGAGGAAAATTAGGTCCCGGTTCCAGACGTTGGTAGCCCAAGCCTGCGATAAGTGTTCTTACCGAGATTGTGTGAAGATGATTGCCGAAACAACGGAAGTGAAACTGCGTATCCGAGAACGTTATATTGTGCAAATCACGCCGGCATTCAAATGCGCCGGCCTATGGCCTCGATCAGCTGCGCATTGGCCTTTGCCCACGATACCGTGGCCGCACCCGAACATAGTGGCCGAAGTGAAAACGGAAGGGTTTGATTTACTATCGAAAGAGTGTTTAACGCTGCAAGGGAAAAATTCTGCGATGGAGGGAGACGCGTGGGTGTTGAGTTTCTTCGAAGCCGAGAACCGTTTACTGCAAGGCGGTTGCCGGAAAAAGTGCTTGAGTATACTCAAGACTATCAGAGATAGACATTTAGACTTGCCCGGGAACCCGGTAACTTGCTATCATATGAAGACGCTATTATTGTATGAATGTGAGAAGCATCCAAGAGAACACGAATGGGACGAGGGTGCTATAGGTGACAGGATAAACGGGATATTCCTGCAACTGATCTCTTCGCTCCAGTGTCGCCGGTGTCCGCACTACTTCCTACCCCACGTCGACCTGTTTAAAGGGAAGTCTCCAACTGCCATGGAAAACGCTGCCAAGCAAGTGTGGCGGCTTACGCGGGAAATGTTGACGAATTCGCGAGCTTTCGAAAAGCTGTGA